In Verrucomicrobiia bacterium, a single genomic region encodes these proteins:
- a CDS encoding CotH kinase family protein, whose amino-acid sequence MMMKHWTGLAAAIVMMTGAVSGAETLFPRGGEWRYRLGTAEASAPDRTAWRMPGFDDSGWARGVTPIGYGPGVATSLGSSQAGGFLTVYLRREFEVENPADYGRLELPVRVDDGYVIWLNGVEVGRFNVPEGELAFDSVSVTFTSDPVEAPVTIPNAWELLREGPNVLAVHLLNVNWTSSDLYFDTALVGSLDTTVPVVAEVRPPANAWVRQLGVVEVRFSKPVTGVEAGDLLINGVPATGVSMGEPGQFVFEFEEPAAGTVTMAWAEGHGITDLTQAANPFGGGPWQYSLDPDAAPPGVMITEFMASNGGTLNDDDGDRSDWIEIHNAGEVAEDLGGWFLTDDATDPAQWRFPPVTLLPNQYLLVFASGKDRRDPGAPLHTNFRLSAEGEYLALLDARTNVVSEFAPEFPPQFTDVSYGRDRADSRRLGFFSVPTPGAPNASSGAGFASGVRFSRAGGLFRQAFAVTLTAESPGARIHYTTDGTVPTEVSPRYTGPITVGSRTQLRARAFEDGLLPGPPGTELYLPLGESLAGFSSNLPVLVFDNFGAGGVPGSPVTPRQFVAVAVFEPGESGRAGLTDEAAFCARAGWNVRGSSTRGLPKSSYRLEFWDEFGDGMDRELLGMPAEEDWVLYAPNQFDVPLIHNPFAFQLSNDVGRYAPRTRMVEVFVNTTGGPLSGPLSAGHYRGVYVLMENIKRGSDRVAIERLAPEHRTPPEVTGGYLLKIDRRDANERDFNAAALSLIYRYPDGLEMVTPQRSAQATYLRNHFNAFYAALTGPNPDHPVSGYEAYIDVESWIDHHLVNVVTLNVDALRLSSHLFKGRERRIEMGPVWDFDRAMGTSKGGDTRPFAPRNWRGQTWDEGTDFFNPSGVFSNPWYSRLFQRPDFWQRYIDRYQALRETVFSDRHMGELVDRLTEPLREAQVREVARWGGSGGSDTRPRSGTLSYNGYSHAFSGTFQGEIDFMKRWLADRLDFMDTNFLARPVVSEAPGSSGMEPRILLSGPAGATLYYTVDGTDPRLSGGGVSGAARVYDGAIPVPGNTRIQVRAHDSRHRNLTGANRPPISSSWSGLTAVDVIVEVPPLVISEMMFHPAEPTEAESAFGREDFEYLELYHRGATPLNLDGFRFSRGIDYTFGAVTVEPGGRLVLAKDPAAFRARYGSEIPVLGPYGGQLDNAGECVAIVGRLDETVLEFCYAPEWEPLARGFGFALAIRDEQGPIEAWNQREGWRLGSVWQGTPGRAEPPPPALPGVWVNEALAHTDLPQTDSIELHNPGTTPADIGGWYLTDRFSDPLRFRIPDGTVIPAGGYVVFDEGDFNTGAPGSFALSSLGEEVYVFSGDAGGRLTGYFHGFEFGASENGVSFGRHVNYAGTEQFVAQAATTLGGPNAGPRVGPVILSELMYHPPPFAGTENNTRDEYIELHNITDQPVPLFDPEHPENGWRLRSAVRFDFPSGTVLPPGGFLLVVGFDPATASADLAAFRARYGLSPAVPILGPFDGRLNNSGELTRLLRPDHPQNAVEGEPGEVPYMLVDAVDYTNRSPWPDEANGTGRSIQRLVASVHGDEPYNWQAADPTPGAPNLSSNRDSNDDGLPDVWKLSHGLSPVSTLGDDGPDGDPDGDGFDNRSEFLAGTDPRDPDSVLRIGTVSWQGGVARMGFRAMAGRGYRVEFRDALTGPDWQVLAELPARDAPWDAVVEDAAIPVGGQRWYRVVLTAW is encoded by the coding sequence ATGATGATGAAGCACTGGACCGGACTGGCGGCGGCAATCGTGATGATGACGGGGGCGGTATCGGGGGCGGAGACGCTCTTCCCGCGAGGGGGCGAGTGGCGGTACCGGCTGGGGACTGCGGAGGCGTCGGCGCCGGACCGGACGGCATGGCGGATGCCGGGGTTTGACGACTCGGGTTGGGCGCGCGGCGTCACGCCGATCGGGTACGGGCCCGGGGTGGCGACGAGTCTGGGCAGCAGCCAGGCGGGCGGGTTTCTCACGGTGTACCTGCGGCGGGAGTTCGAGGTGGAGAATCCGGCGGATTATGGGCGGCTGGAACTTCCGGTGCGGGTGGACGACGGATACGTGATCTGGTTGAACGGGGTGGAGGTGGGGCGGTTCAACGTGCCGGAGGGCGAGCTGGCGTTTGACAGCGTGTCGGTGACGTTCACTTCGGATCCGGTGGAGGCGCCGGTGACGATTCCGAATGCGTGGGAACTGCTGCGGGAGGGTCCGAACGTCCTGGCGGTTCATCTGCTCAATGTGAACTGGACCAGCAGCGATCTGTATTTCGACACCGCGCTGGTGGGGAGCCTGGACACCACGGTTCCGGTGGTGGCGGAGGTGCGACCGCCGGCGAACGCGTGGGTGCGCCAGTTGGGGGTGGTGGAAGTGCGGTTCAGCAAGCCGGTGACCGGGGTGGAGGCCGGCGATCTCCTGATCAACGGGGTTCCGGCGACGGGGGTGTCGATGGGCGAGCCGGGGCAGTTTGTGTTCGAGTTTGAGGAGCCGGCGGCGGGCACGGTGACGATGGCGTGGGCGGAGGGGCACGGCATCACCGACCTGACCCAGGCGGCGAACCCGTTCGGAGGGGGCCCGTGGCAGTACAGTCTCGATCCCGATGCGGCGCCGCCGGGGGTGATGATCACCGAATTCATGGCCTCCAACGGCGGGACCTTGAACGACGACGACGGGGACCGTTCGGACTGGATCGAGATCCACAATGCCGGCGAGGTGGCGGAGGATCTTGGGGGGTGGTTTCTGACCGACGACGCGACGGATCCGGCGCAGTGGCGGTTTCCGCCGGTCACGCTGCTGCCCAACCAGTACCTGCTGGTGTTCGCATCGGGGAAGGACCGTCGCGATCCCGGTGCGCCGCTGCACACGAATTTCCGATTGTCGGCGGAGGGGGAGTACCTGGCCCTGCTGGATGCGCGGACGAACGTGGTGTCGGAATTCGCACCGGAGTTCCCGCCGCAATTCACGGATGTTTCGTACGGGCGTGACCGGGCGGATTCGCGGAGGCTGGGTTTCTTCTCGGTGCCGACGCCCGGAGCGCCCAACGCCAGCAGCGGGGCGGGGTTTGCGTCCGGGGTGCGGTTTTCGCGGGCCGGGGGGCTGTTCCGGCAGGCGTTTGCGGTGACGCTGACGGCGGAGTCGCCGGGGGCGCGGATTCACTACACGACCGACGGGACGGTGCCCACCGAGGTCTCGCCGCGGTACACGGGGCCGATCACGGTGGGGTCGCGCACCCAGCTACGGGCGCGGGCCTTCGAGGACGGGCTGCTGCCGGGGCCGCCCGGGACGGAGTTGTACCTGCCGTTGGGAGAGTCCCTGGCGGGGTTCAGTTCGAACCTGCCGGTGCTGGTGTTCGACAACTTCGGGGCGGGCGGCGTGCCGGGAAGTCCGGTCACGCCGCGCCAGTTTGTGGCGGTGGCGGTGTTCGAACCTGGGGAATCGGGGCGGGCGGGGCTGACGGACGAGGCGGCGTTCTGCGCGCGGGCGGGCTGGAATGTGCGGGGATCGAGCACGCGCGGACTTCCGAAGTCGAGTTACCGGCTCGAGTTCTGGGACGAATTCGGGGACGGGATGGACCGTGAGTTGCTGGGGATGCCGGCGGAGGAGGACTGGGTGTTGTATGCGCCGAACCAGTTCGATGTGCCGCTGATCCACAACCCGTTCGCCTTCCAGTTGAGCAACGACGTGGGCCGGTATGCGCCGCGGACGCGGATGGTGGAGGTGTTTGTCAACACGACGGGCGGGCCGTTGTCGGGTCCGCTCAGCGCCGGGCATTACCGGGGGGTGTACGTGCTGATGGAGAACATCAAGCGCGGGTCCGACCGGGTGGCGATCGAGCGGCTGGCGCCGGAGCACCGGACGCCGCCGGAAGTGACGGGGGGCTACCTGCTGAAGATCGACCGGCGCGATGCCAACGAACGGGACTTCAATGCGGCGGCCTTGAGCCTGATCTACCGGTATCCGGACGGGCTGGAGATGGTGACCCCGCAGCGTTCCGCGCAGGCGACGTACCTGCGGAACCATTTCAATGCGTTCTACGCGGCGCTGACGGGTCCGAACCCGGACCATCCGGTGTCGGGTTACGAGGCGTACATCGATGTCGAGTCGTGGATCGATCATCACCTGGTGAATGTGGTGACGTTGAACGTCGATGCGCTGCGGTTGAGTTCGCATCTCTTCAAGGGGCGGGAACGCCGGATCGAGATGGGGCCGGTGTGGGATTTCGACCGGGCGATGGGGACGAGCAAGGGTGGGGATACGCGGCCGTTCGCGCCGCGCAACTGGCGGGGACAGACCTGGGACGAGGGGACGGACTTCTTCAATCCCTCGGGGGTGTTCTCGAACCCGTGGTACAGCCGGCTGTTCCAGCGTCCGGATTTCTGGCAGCGGTACATCGACCGGTACCAGGCATTGCGCGAGACCGTGTTCTCAGACCGGCACATGGGTGAGTTGGTGGACCGTCTGACCGAGCCGCTGCGGGAGGCGCAGGTGCGGGAAGTGGCACGATGGGGCGGGAGCGGGGGCTCGGACACGCGGCCGCGCTCGGGGACCTTGTCGTACAATGGGTACAGCCATGCCTTTTCCGGAACGTTCCAGGGCGAGATCGACTTCATGAAGCGATGGCTGGCCGACCGGCTGGACTTCATGGATACCAACTTCCTGGCGCGTCCGGTCGTGAGCGAGGCGCCGGGTTCGTCCGGGATGGAACCCCGCATCCTGTTGAGCGGGCCGGCCGGGGCGACGCTGTATTACACGGTGGATGGTACGGACCCGCGGCTTTCCGGGGGCGGGGTTTCGGGAGCGGCGCGGGTGTACGACGGGGCGATTCCCGTGCCGGGTAACACGCGCATTCAGGTGCGGGCCCATGATTCCCGGCACCGGAATCTGACCGGCGCCAATCGCCCGCCGATCTCGTCGTCCTGGTCCGGGCTGACTGCGGTGGATGTGATTGTGGAGGTGCCGCCGCTGGTGATTTCCGAGATGATGTTTCATCCGGCGGAACCGACGGAGGCGGAGTCCGCGTTCGGGCGGGAGGACTTCGAGTATCTCGAGTTGTACCACCGTGGAGCGACGCCGTTGAACCTCGACGGGTTCCGCTTTTCGCGGGGCATCGACTACACGTTCGGGGCGGTCACCGTGGAACCGGGGGGCCGGCTGGTGCTGGCCAAGGATCCGGCGGCCTTCCGTGCCCGGTACGGGTCGGAGATCCCGGTGCTGGGACCTTATGGCGGGCAGCTCGACAACGCCGGGGAATGCGTGGCGATCGTCGGACGGCTCGACGAGACGGTCCTCGAGTTTTGCTATGCGCCCGAGTGGGAGCCCCTTGCCAGAGGATTTGGGTTCGCCCTGGCGATCCGGGACGAGCAGGGTCCGATCGAGGCATGGAACCAGAGGGAGGGTTGGCGGTTGGGGAGCGTCTGGCAGGGAACGCCGGGGCGGGCCGAACCGCCGCCGCCCGCGTTGCCGGGCGTCTGGGTCAACGAGGCGCTGGCGCATACCGACCTTCCGCAGACGGACAGCATCGAGCTGCACAATCCCGGCACGACCCCGGCGGACATCGGAGGCTGGTATCTGACGGACCGGTTCAGTGATCCCCTGCGTTTCCGGATCCCCGACGGCACGGTGATCCCGGCGGGCGGCTATGTGGTCTTCGATGAGGGCGACTTCAACACGGGCGCGCCGGGGAGCTTCGCGCTGAGTTCTCTCGGGGAGGAGGTGTATGTGTTTTCGGGGGATGCCGGGGGCCGCTTGACGGGGTACTTCCACGGGTTTGAATTCGGCGCCTCGGAAAACGGCGTGTCATTCGGGCGCCACGTCAACTACGCGGGCACGGAGCAGTTCGTGGCCCAGGCGGCAACGACGCTGGGCGGGCCGAACGCCGGGCCGCGGGTTGGGCCCGTGATTCTCAGTGAGCTGATGTACCATCCGCCTCCTTTCGCGGGCACGGAGAACAACACGCGGGACGAGTACATCGAGCTGCACAACATCACGGATCAGCCGGTGCCGCTCTTCGATCCCGAGCATCCTGAGAATGGCTGGCGTCTGCGCAGCGCGGTGCGGTTCGATTTTCCGTCGGGGACGGTGCTGCCGCCGGGCGGGTTTCTGCTGGTGGTGGGATTCGATCCGGCGACGGCATCCGCGGACCTGGCGGCGTTTCGGGCCCGGTATGGACTGTCCCCGGCGGTGCCGATCCTGGGACCCTTCGACGGGCGCCTCAACAACAGCGGCGAGCTGACCCGGTTGTTGCGGCCGGACCATCCTCAGAACGCGGTGGAGGGCGAACCGGGAGAGGTGCCCTACATGCTTGTGGACGCGGTGGACTACACCAACCGATCGCCGTGGCCCGACGAGGCCAACGGAACGGGACGTTCAATCCAGCGGCTCGTGGCATCCGTGCACGGCGACGAACCGTACAACTGGCAGGCGGCGGATCCGACCCCGGGGGCGCCCAACCTTTCCTCGAACCGCGATTCGAATGACGACGGACTTCCCGATGTTTGGAAGCTGAGCCACGGCCTGAGCCCGGTGTCCACGCTCGGCGACGACGGACCCGACGGGGATCCGGACGGCGATGGATTCGACAATCGCAGCGAATTCCTGGCGGGAACGGATCCCCGGGACCCGGACAGCGTCCTTCGAATCGGGACGGTGTCGTGGCAGGGGGGCGTGGCGCGGATGGGCTTCCGGGCCATGGCCGGGCGCGGGTATCGGGTGGAGTTCCGCGATGCCCTGACGGGGCCGGACTGGCAGGTCCTGGCGGAATTGCCGGCGCGGGATGCGCCGTGGGACGCCGTGGTGGAGGACGCAGCGATTCCGGTGGGCGGGCAGCGCTGGTACCGGGTGGTGCTGACGGCGTGGTGA
- a CDS encoding type II toxin-antitoxin system VapC family toxin: MDYLSDTTFLVGRWREGAASPEQRFIDQHPGAALAFPWVVKGEFLRGAVLAGHSATVVAQFLDRYRVVWPTEQTLHLYSETWAALARNRQMVGVHDLWIAVCALEHDLPLLTRNADEYKRVPKLRVVDYTQSPSASD, translated from the coding sequence TTGGACTACCTGAGCGACACGACGTTTCTGGTCGGACGCTGGCGCGAGGGGGCTGCCAGCCCTGAGCAGCGGTTCATTGACCAGCATCCGGGCGCGGCGCTTGCGTTCCCCTGGGTCGTGAAGGGCGAGTTCCTCCGCGGCGCGGTATTGGCTGGGCATTCGGCAACGGTCGTCGCGCAGTTCCTAGATCGCTATCGCGTCGTGTGGCCCACAGAGCAGACGCTCCACCTCTACTCTGAAACGTGGGCCGCACTCGCACGAAACCGCCAAATGGTGGGCGTCCACGACCTCTGGATCGCGGTTTGTGCGCTCGAACACGACCTGCCGCTGCTGACCCGCAACGCGGACGAATACAAGCGCGTTCCAAAGCTGCGGGTGGTGGACTACACCCAGTCTCCTTCCGCGTCGGACTGA
- a CDS encoding Gfo/Idh/MocA family oxidoreductase, which produces MTRRDFFRRTSSALALTAAASYFPTTFAAEKPRRLGLIGCGWYGKSSLFRALQVAPIEVVSVCDVDQRLVTEAADMVAGRQASRGKPKVYRDYREMLKERDLDMVMVSTPDHWHALPSIEAMQAGADVYVEKPISVDVVEGAAMVAAAKKYGRVVQVNTQRRSTPHLVEARDRILREGRLGQVRHVEICCYWGMGRAGNTPDIDPPEHLDYDLWTGPAPMRRFNRRTHPRGWRSFMEYGNGIVGDMCIHMLDMVRWMLDLGWPRSVSSTGGILVEKDSTANTTDTQTAVFDLGELQVVWKHRTWGQMPDPDYPWAATLYGDRGTLKASVFKYEFFPGNQRTPAAQGEALLEYERYPEDRTERDLERHVASAMRHHWRNFIECADARTQPVANIEEGFISSAACILANLSVDLGGRTLAYDPATGTVRGDAEATRLLRRPYRAPWVHPEPDRV; this is translated from the coding sequence ATGACCCGCCGCGATTTCTTCCGTCGCACCTCCTCCGCCCTGGCGCTGACCGCTGCGGCGAGCTATTTCCCGACCACCTTCGCCGCCGAGAAGCCGCGCCGTCTGGGACTGATTGGGTGCGGATGGTACGGGAAGAGTTCGCTCTTCCGGGCCTTGCAGGTTGCGCCGATCGAGGTGGTGTCGGTCTGCGACGTGGACCAGCGGTTGGTGACGGAAGCGGCGGACATGGTGGCCGGGCGTCAGGCGTCGCGTGGGAAGCCCAAGGTGTATCGGGATTACCGTGAGATGCTCAAGGAGCGGGATCTGGACATGGTGATGGTCTCGACGCCGGACCACTGGCATGCGCTGCCGTCGATCGAGGCGATGCAGGCCGGGGCCGACGTGTATGTGGAGAAGCCGATCAGCGTGGATGTGGTGGAGGGGGCGGCGATGGTGGCCGCCGCGAAGAAGTACGGGCGGGTGGTGCAGGTGAACACCCAGCGGCGCAGCACGCCGCACCTGGTCGAGGCCCGCGACCGGATTCTGCGCGAAGGCCGGCTCGGACAGGTGCGCCATGTCGAGATCTGCTGCTACTGGGGGATGGGCCGGGCCGGGAACACCCCGGACATCGATCCGCCCGAGCACCTGGATTACGACCTCTGGACGGGGCCGGCGCCCATGCGCCGGTTCAACCGGCGGACGCATCCGCGGGGCTGGCGGTCGTTCATGGAGTACGGGAACGGCATTGTGGGGGACATGTGCATCCACATGCTGGACATGGTGCGGTGGATGCTCGATCTGGGGTGGCCGCGATCGGTCTCCTCGACGGGCGGCATCCTGGTTGAGAAGGACAGCACGGCGAACACCACCGACACCCAGACTGCGGTGTTCGATTTAGGGGAGCTGCAGGTGGTCTGGAAGCACCGCACGTGGGGGCAGATGCCCGATCCGGATTATCCGTGGGCGGCGACGCTGTACGGGGACCGGGGGACCCTCAAGGCGAGCGTGTTCAAGTATGAGTTCTTCCCGGGCAACCAGCGGACTCCGGCGGCGCAGGGCGAGGCTTTGCTCGAGTACGAGCGGTATCCCGAGGACCGGACCGAGCGGGACCTTGAACGGCATGTGGCCTCGGCCATGCGCCATCACTGGCGGAACTTCATCGAGTGTGCAGACGCCCGGACCCAGCCGGTGGCCAACATCGAGGAAGGTTTCATTTCGAGCGCCGCCTGCATCCTCGCCAACCTGTCGGTGGATCTTGGCGGGCGGACCCTGGCGTACGATCCGGCTACGGGAACGGTGCGGGGCGATGCGGAAGCCACCCGGTTGCTGCGCCGGCCGTATCGTGCCCCGTGGGTGCACCCGGAACCGGACCGGGTGTAA
- a CDS encoding ABC transporter permease yields MIRPGTLVLRSLRHFWRAHLGVVLGAAIGSAALIGALAVGDSVRESLKARAMARLGGVEVALSSGDRLFTDHLPFHGLLHPLTPPHARALHLRGTAARQDGSARANDVQIYGVHSNFWSLSPGADRWLRNAGLSGLPEVWATASAAQAHTWQEHMATWTRPAPGHVRLGAPLAQQLDAKPGDTLILRFAKPSSLSSDSVLSARDDAAAALRLVVDDILDADGFGEFSLRSGQRPALNAFVNLEELWRVSGVTQRVNLVVARTTPDSNGPSSSPLWQRLSQAPWMPDRFVRILRRTFGPGAPSEAGSRRTLEAYQNTLARAWRLEDGELDVRLVEAGSVPRVEILTRRVFLSPEIVSAATRPDPALPEADRAIRSWMNDGTPLVTYLANSLRSGDRLTPYSMVTAAGPPWTPADLATNHVVVTDWLARDLQVGPGDRIEMVHFDPEAGARLVEVTNVFTVHSIVPLDGLYADRTLMPEFPSLAKAESTSEWDAGFPLVHPIRDQDETYWEEHRGTPKAYIHPDTGRRLWGNRFGDTTSIRFAVPPDERPESFVHSVAANLRANLRPADVGLAFQPVRQQALRAATSGQDFGQLFLGFSFFLVLAALILMGLLFRFGLEQRLPEIGTLLALGFQPRQVRRLWLTEGLALAALGSLLGVVGGIAYARAMIHGLTTLWSDAVAGNALSFHLTGPTVIVGLLAAIAVAALTLALTLRRQFTRPARELLAGEIASPHGSVRRRAPAVPIAIVAAVLAIALVGGAVASGNTANPGVFFGAGSLLLVSGLALTAGLLARQPASSSFGVPGLALRGTTRRRSRSLATAGLLACGAFLIASIGAFRLDAQLDAWQRDAGTGGFALLGESALPVHHDLNAAAGLEFFGLSPEDLPDVSFVPFRVREGDDASCLNLDRAQQPRILGVQPGDLARRQAFRFASLAKGLQVTNGWLALRPVPSVTAPPAPDAIPEFPAIGDAASIQWALGRKIGETLDLTDEAGRPFRLRLVGGVANSILQGNLVIDESAFARLFPGVSGYRWFLIDAPTNAVAATSETLSRALRDTGLELTPAPRRLAEFNAVQNTYLTTFQILGGLGLLLGSAGLGVVVLRNVLERRAELALMTAVGFHRRLLARLVLLEHGALLALGLAIGLVSAAVAILPALLSAPGDALPIRSLSLTLAGVVVLGLLTAWAATRAALRGSLLTALHGD; encoded by the coding sequence ATGATCCGACCCGGCACCCTGGTCCTCCGAAGCCTCCGGCATTTCTGGAGGGCCCACCTCGGCGTGGTCCTCGGCGCCGCCATCGGCAGCGCCGCCCTCATCGGCGCCCTCGCCGTCGGCGATTCCGTCCGCGAAAGCCTCAAGGCCCGTGCCATGGCCCGGCTCGGCGGCGTCGAGGTCGCCCTCTCCTCAGGCGACCGCCTCTTCACCGATCACCTCCCCTTCCACGGACTCCTGCACCCGCTGACCCCGCCCCACGCCCGGGCCCTCCACCTCCGGGGCACCGCCGCCCGCCAGGACGGCTCGGCCCGCGCCAACGATGTCCAGATCTACGGGGTCCACTCCAACTTCTGGTCCCTGTCACCCGGTGCCGATCGGTGGCTCCGCAACGCCGGCCTGTCCGGGCTTCCCGAGGTCTGGGCCACAGCCTCCGCCGCCCAGGCCCACACCTGGCAGGAACACATGGCCACCTGGACCCGCCCCGCCCCCGGCCATGTCCGGCTCGGTGCGCCCCTCGCCCAACAACTCGACGCCAAACCCGGCGACACCCTCATCCTTCGCTTCGCCAAACCCTCCTCCCTCTCCTCCGATTCCGTCCTCAGCGCCCGCGACGATGCCGCCGCCGCCCTGCGCCTGGTTGTGGACGACATCCTCGATGCCGACGGCTTCGGCGAATTCAGTCTCCGCTCCGGACAACGCCCCGCCCTCAATGCCTTCGTCAACCTCGAGGAACTCTGGCGTGTCAGCGGCGTCACCCAGCGCGTCAACCTCGTCGTCGCCCGCACCACCCCCGATTCCAACGGTCCTTCCTCCAGCCCGCTCTGGCAGCGACTCTCCCAGGCCCCCTGGATGCCTGACAGGTTCGTCCGCATCCTCCGACGCACATTCGGGCCGGGAGCGCCGTCCGAAGCCGGTTCCCGGCGCACCCTCGAGGCCTACCAGAACACCCTCGCCCGGGCCTGGCGCCTCGAAGATGGCGAACTCGACGTGCGCCTCGTCGAAGCCGGGTCCGTCCCGAGGGTCGAAATCCTAACCCGCCGCGTCTTTCTCTCCCCCGAGATCGTCTCCGCCGCCACCCGGCCGGATCCCGCGCTCCCTGAGGCCGACCGCGCCATCCGGTCCTGGATGAACGACGGCACGCCCCTTGTCACCTACCTCGCCAATTCCCTTCGCTCCGGCGACCGCCTGACACCCTACTCGATGGTCACCGCCGCCGGACCTCCCTGGACCCCGGCCGACCTCGCCACAAACCATGTCGTCGTCACCGACTGGCTGGCCCGGGATCTGCAAGTGGGCCCCGGCGACCGCATCGAGATGGTCCACTTCGATCCCGAAGCCGGCGCGCGCCTGGTCGAGGTCACCAATGTCTTCACCGTCCACTCGATCGTCCCCCTCGACGGCCTCTACGCCGACCGCACCCTGATGCCGGAGTTCCCCAGCCTTGCCAAGGCCGAGAGCACCAGCGAATGGGATGCCGGCTTTCCCCTGGTCCATCCCATCCGCGACCAGGACGAAACCTACTGGGAGGAGCATCGCGGCACTCCCAAGGCCTACATCCATCCCGACACCGGACGCCGCCTCTGGGGCAACCGCTTCGGCGACACCACCTCGATCCGCTTTGCCGTGCCGCCGGACGAAAGGCCCGAATCCTTTGTCCATTCGGTCGCCGCCAACCTCCGCGCCAATCTCCGCCCCGCCGATGTCGGCCTCGCCTTCCAACCGGTCCGCCAGCAGGCCCTCCGCGCCGCCACCTCGGGACAGGACTTCGGCCAGCTCTTCCTCGGCTTCAGCTTCTTCCTCGTCCTCGCCGCCCTCATCCTCATGGGGCTGCTCTTCCGCTTCGGACTCGAACAGCGCCTGCCCGAAATCGGCACCCTCCTCGCCCTCGGGTTCCAGCCCCGCCAGGTCCGCCGGCTCTGGCTCACCGAAGGCCTCGCCCTTGCCGCCCTCGGCAGCCTCCTCGGCGTGGTCGGCGGCATCGCCTACGCCCGCGCCATGATCCATGGCCTCACCACCCTCTGGAGCGATGCCGTCGCCGGCAATGCCCTGTCCTTTCACCTGACCGGCCCCACGGTGATCGTCGGACTCCTCGCCGCCATCGCCGTCGCCGCCCTGACCCTCGCCCTCACCCTGCGCCGGCAGTTCACACGGCCGGCCCGCGAATTGCTCGCCGGTGAAATCGCCTCCCCGCATGGGTCCGTCCGCCGCCGCGCCCCCGCCGTTCCCATCGCCATCGTTGCCGCCGTCCTCGCCATCGCACTCGTTGGCGGCGCCGTGGCCAGCGGCAACACCGCCAATCCCGGCGTCTTCTTCGGGGCCGGCAGCCTCCTTCTCGTATCCGGACTCGCCCTCACCGCCGGCCTCCTCGCCCGGCAGCCCGCCTCCTCCTCCTTCGGCGTCCCCGGACTCGCCCTCCGGGGCACCACCCGCCGCCGCTCCCGCAGCCTCGCCACCGCCGGACTGCTCGCCTGTGGCGCCTTCCTCATCGCCTCCATCGGCGCCTTCCGGCTCGATGCCCAGCTCGATGCCTGGCAACGCGACGCCGGCACCGGCGGTTTCGCCCTCCTCGGCGAATCCGCCCTCCCCGTCCACCACGACCTCAATGCCGCCGCAGGCCTCGAGTTCTTCGGGCTCAGCCCCGAGGACCTCCCGGATGTCTCCTTCGTGCCGTTCCGCGTCCGCGAAGGCGACGACGCCAGTTGCCTCAATCTCGATCGCGCCCAGCAACCCCGAATCCTCGGCGTGCAACCCGGCGACCTCGCCCGGCGCCAGGCATTCCGGTTCGCCTCCCTCGCCAAAGGGCTCCAGGTCACCAACGGCTGGCTCGCCCTGCGCCCCGTTCCATCCGTCACAGCTCCGCCCGCCCCGGACGCCATCCCCGAGTTCCCCGCCATTGGCGACGCCGCCTCCATCCAGTGGGCCCTCGGCCGCAAGATCGGGGAAACCCTCGATCTCACCGACGAAGCCGGACGCCCGTTCCGGCTCCGCCTCGTCGGCGGCGTCGCCAACTCCATCCTCCAGGGCAATCTCGTCATCGACGAATCCGCCTTCGCCCGGCTCTTCCCCGGCGTCAGCGGGTATCGATGGTTCCTCATCGACGCCCCCACCAACGCCGTCGCCGCCACGTCCGAAACCCTCTCCCGCGCCCTGCGCGACACCGGACTCGAACTCACGCCGGCCCCCCGCCGCCTCGCCGAATTCAACGCCGTCCAGAATACCTACCTCACCACCTTCCAGATCCTCGGCGGCCTCGGACTTCTCCTCGGCAGCGCCGGTCTCGGCGTGGTGGTGCTCCGCAACGTCCTCGAACGCCGCGCCGAACTCGCCCTCATGACCGCCGTCGGGTTCCACCGCCGCCTCCTCGCACGCCTCGTTCTCCTCGAACACGGGGCCCTCCTCGCCCTCGGTCTCGCCATCGGACTGGTCAGCGCCGCCGTCGCCATCCTGCCCGCCCTCCTCTCCGCCCCCGGCGATGCCCTCCCCATCCGCTCGCTATCCCTGACCCTCGCCGGAGTTGTCGTCCTCGGACTGCTCACGGCATGGGCCGCCACCCGCGCCGCCCTGCGCGGCTCGCTCCTCACCGCCCTCCACGGCGATTGA